The nucleotide window ATTATAAGCTCCACAACAAGTTTATACTTGATGAGAACTCCCTTATATACCGGGAGATAAGATTTGCTCTGAGTCATGGTTATGATTTTATAGCAAATTTGGGACATTCTACCTTTTTAATCTCGTATAAAGGTATAAGATTCCTTACAGACCCTTTTCTCAGTCCCCATATATTTGGAATAAGAAGGCAGAAACCTGCACTTAGACCCGACCTTGTCCCTGAAGTTGACTTTATACTTATATCCCATGCCCATTATGACCATCTTGATATGAGAACTTTAAGAAGACTAAAAAGAAATACAACTATTATCCTTCCTGAAAACACAAAACCTGTCTTAGGAAAAACCCACTTTAAAAAGATAGTAGAGTTGAAGCATTACAGCTCGTACAGAGAAAAAGAAGTTGAGATAATTTCTTTACCGGTAAAACATAATAAAGGAAGATCTATTCTTTTTCCTAATACGGAGACGTCGTCTTATGTAATAAAAATAGAGGAGAGGGTTTACTATTTTGGAGGGGATACTGCGTATTTTGATGGATTTAAAGAGTATGG belongs to Persephonella hydrogeniphila and includes:
- a CDS encoding MBL fold metallo-hydrolase; the protein is MIWNSTGRKQKAKDYKLHNKFILDENSLIYREIRFALSHGYDFIANLGHSTFLISYKGIRFLTDPFLSPHIFGIRRQKPALRPDLVPEVDFILISHAHYDHLDMRTLRRLKRNTTIILPENTKPVLGKTHFKKIVELKHYSSYREKEVEIISLPVKHNKGRSILFPNTETSSYVIKIEERVYYFGGDTAYFDGFKEYGREFSIHTALLPIGGYEPTLLLHKVHMNPYEAVQAFIDLKAEYVVPIHYGTFHTIPKFVKVEAPLKYFKEEIKSKNLEEKAVIVEPNAVDICVYSS